CGGTACCTCCCAGGTTTGTCTGCGAAAAATGCGGAGGAGAAATGCGTCCTAAAGAGCCATGGCAAAACAGCTTAGAAGATATCTTCTAGAAAAGGAAGAACCGCCCGATAGGGCGGCTTTTTTATTTCATAATTTCACCCCCTTAATTTTCTTTTTCAGACTTTCCAGAGCCTTTCAAATATCCCTTCGGTCAAAACTAATCATATTTTTCAGAAACTTGCCATCCACTAGCTATTTCCCACATTGGTCCGCCCCACCACCACATTTAATCACCTACCTTTAAAAATATTTTTTACCCATTGGGGGACAAGGGCATGGAAATTCTACTTTCTCAGTTTCTGCTGTTTCTTTACTTGCATATTCTTGAAATTCACTAACTAAATCTAACAAATCTGCATTAGCCAACCGGTAGTAAATAAACGCGCCTTGTCGTTCTGCCGTTACAATACCCGCATCTCGTAAAGCTCTTAAATGAAAAGAAACAAGGGTTTGGGAAAGGCTTGTAGCTTCGATAATTTGAGATACAGAACGTTCACTCTTGCCAATAGTAAGCAGAATACAAAGACGATTGGCATCTCCCAGAATTTTAAATAGTTTAGCTATGTGTTCAACATAGGTTCCACCGAAAACTCTATCCAAAAACAAATCGCCTCCAATCCTAATATTAGTCTATATTTATATTAACTATAACTCATATCAGTCTTTACTCATATATTAAATGCTATTCGTTTTATTGTCAAGACATTTTTTAAATACAACACATTTGAACTTGACTAAAAAAAAAGAACCACTTACAATATGAATAAAAATTTAACTATTTAAATATATAGGATTAGGTGGTACTATGATCAGCATTTTTAAGGCATTAGGAGACTCGCACAGGCT
The sequence above is drawn from the Pelotomaculum isophthalicicum JI genome and encodes:
- a CDS encoding ArsR/SmtB family transcription factor; amino-acid sequence: MDRVFGGTYVEHIAKLFKILGDANRLCILLTIGKSERSVSQIIEATSLSQTLVSFHLRALRDAGIVTAERQGAFIYYRLANADLLDLVSEFQEYASKETAETEKVEFPCPCPPMGKKYF